In Mercurialis annua linkage group LG5, ddMerAnnu1.2, whole genome shotgun sequence, a single genomic region encodes these proteins:
- the LOC126682431 gene encoding ornithine decarboxylase 1B, chloroplastic-like: MDTNKMQLLLDAPGIKGKSVKILSNHSLIDYVQSIILNTQVNKDPFYILDLAAVASLMENWSRQLPMIQPFYAVKCNSDPSLLAALAALGCNFDCASKAEILSVISLGVSPDRVVYANPCKAETHLKYAANVGVNLTTFDSKYEIDKISKLHPKCSLLLRIKGPPDSASKWAPLGSKFGALPEEVEPLLKAAHDSGLTVSGISFHIGSESTNPHSFRSAIAASKVAFDSATKLGLPPMTILNIGGGFTAGSFFDEAAIIIQSALQDYFPNNPKLTVISEPGRYFAETVFTLATNIIGKRVRGEMREYWLNDGVFGSFLCVAYGIAPPASMALALSSNYSNPTCEGMPTHKSTLFGPTCDSVDKVMEDTELPELETNDWLMFPKMGAYSTACSTKFNGFSSDVVFTYLVI; encoded by the coding sequence ATGGATACCAATAAAATGCAGCTTCTTCTTGATGCTCCTGGCATTAAAGGAAAATCTGTGAAAATACTATCTAACCATTCTTTAATTGATTATGTTCAATCTATCATTCTCAATACCCAAGTTAACAAAGACCCATTTTATATTCTAGATTTAGCCGCTGTTGCTTCACTTATGGAAAATTGGTCTCGTCAGCTTCCTATGATTCAACCTTTTTATGCTGTCAAATGCAATTCAGATCCTTCGCTTCTTGCCGCACTTGCTGCGCTTGGCTGCAACTTTGACTGCGCGAGTAAGGCCGAGATTCTGTCCGTTATATCGCTCGGAGTCTCACCTGATCGTGTAGTCTATGCAAATCCTTGCAAAGCTGAAACGCATCTAAAATACGCTGCTAACGTTGGCGTGAATCTAACAACATTTGATTCAAAATACGAAATCGATAAGATCTCGAAACTGCATCCAAAATGTTCTTTGTTGCTCCGCATTAAAGGTCCGCCCGATAGTGCATCCAAGTGGGCGCCATTAGGTTCGAAATTCGGCGCTCTTCCAGAAGAAGTTGAGCCGCTTCTGAAAGCTGCTCATGATTCCGGGTTAACTGTGTCAGGTATCTCCTTTCACATCGGAAGCGAATCAACCAATCCTCATTCGTTCCGCTCAGCTATTGCTGCTTCCAAGGTCGCATTTGATTCTGCCACTAAACTAGGCCTGCCGCCAATGACTATTCTTAACATTGGCGGTGGGTTCACTGCGGGTTCTTTTTTCGACGAAGCAGCTATAATAATCCAATCCGCCCTGCAGGATTATTTCCCCAATAATCCAAAACTGACCGTCATATCCGAGCCTGGCAGATACTTTGCCGAGACAGTTTTCACTCTAGCAACCAACATTATCGGAAAGCGTGTGCGCGGAGAAATGAGAGAGTATTGGTTAAATGATGGTGTTTTCGGATCATTTCTATGCGTTGCTTATGGCATTGCACCTCCCGCGAGCATGGCTCTAGCGTTATCTTCAAATTACTCGAACCCTACGTGCGAAGGGATGCCGACGCACAAGTCGACATTGTTCGGACCTACGTGTGATTCTGTTGATAAAGTTATGGAGGACACTGAATTACCTGAATTGGAGACAAATGATTGGCTTATGTTTCCAAAAATGGGTGCCTATTCAACTGCCTGTTCAACCAAATTCAATGGTTTCAGTTCAGATGTTGTCTTCACTTATCTTGTAATATGA